The following is a genomic window from Prunus persica cultivar Lovell chromosome G7, Prunus_persica_NCBIv2, whole genome shotgun sequence.
CCAAATCTGTTATAAGAACCAACTTTCGTCCAGTTGTTCTCCTTCCTCGAGTCAATAGCGCGGTCCAAAGGCACTACTCCATTCATATTCAAGTTCTCAATTCCTCTGCTTTTGTGCTCAACAATCCCAGAAGTACTGTCTTTAGCACTAGATGTAATTGGATCAAGAAATCTTTCCAAGATACTGTTGTCCTCCACATCATAACAACCAGAGTGGTCTGTGTCATTTCCCCCAGAAAGAAACAATGCCAACCCATCTCTATCTTGTTCATTCAAGTTGACCCACTCTGTATTTCTCATGGGATCTCCAATTGATGTTCCCTCCAAGTTCTTCTCCACATAAAGTATTTGTTCTCTAATGGCTCTGATAAACTGATTGTGCCTTGAAATTACATCCTCCTGTAGTTGGGGCTTGCCTGCCGTAGCTGAAAAGCTGACTGCTCTTTCAAAATCTTCCAACTGGCAGGAGAGAATCACTAAAACCTAACtaacagaaaacaaagaaaatgaagaagaaaaaaagttgacACTGGTATAAACTACCACCTGCCACTTTGCTGTTTCAAGTGTTGTTGCGAGATCACGTTTATGATAATCTATCGACACAAGTAACTTTAGGTCTGGACAGTCACCTTGAATAAGACTGAGCTCATGCAGCAGAAGGCGGAAAACTGATTCCATCCTAAAATTCgaaccacaaaaaaaatagaagcttTGGTTTCAGGAAGTGCACAATTCATAAGCACTTCTATATAATAAAAAGACTTAACCAGATCAAATAAGTTGAATAAatcaatgaaacaaaaaattatacatattGGATTTGTTAAATCGAGAAATTAGCATAAAGTAGTAAAAGGGACAAGTTCCTTTTGCAAATACAAAACTATCAAACGTCCAAAGTCCTCTGCATCAATCTGAAATCCcctttatttt
Proteins encoded in this region:
- the LOC18770722 gene encoding uncharacterized protein LOC18770722 isoform X3, with product MASSLHQWESDPLFAAAEIVQDSADRMESVFRLLLHELSLIQGDCPDLKLLVSIDYHKRDLATTLETAKWQLEDFERAVSFSATAGKPQLQEDVISRHNQFIRAIREQILYVEKNLEGTSIGDPMRNTEWVNLNEQDRDGLALFLSGGNDTDHSGCYDVEDNSILERFLDPITSSAKDSTSGIVEHKSRGIENLNMNGVVPLDRAIDSRKENNWTKVGSYNRFGEGTRLSSELTDYFPETSGDRYGGDGSQDLEANEAKPESFFCKDKLRRFCSITNVLGFLNNIRTVYGSRVTRNYTKRFKDGEEQSHSPSCAADVSHAAQVNWCPGLLRDIHSFGYILQSVCARVFSRLFNRGNNLLCHYLTQLSWLDANTSGHRVII